The nucleotide window CCTCTTGGAAATCCCTCCCCAGTATTCCTGTGCTTTGGTGCAGTAAACCAGAGGCTTGAACTTATTGATATCTGGACGATCCTGCTTATCTAAATATTCTTCATCCGCATGCGTGGCAACTATGTCTGCTATGAAAAGGTCATGCGAGCCTAATTCTAATATATGCCTGACCTGACATTCCAAATTTATCGGGCATTCTTTAATCAAAGGAGCTTTGACCACAGACCCGCCCACTGGAGTGAGATGGGTCTTCTTGAATTTATCCATGTCTTTGCCGGAATAAGTCCCGCAAAAATCAGTCTCCTTCAAGAGTTCCTCTGTGGTGAGGTTCACCACGAACTCTCCGGATTTGGAGATGATGCCGTGTGAAAATCTGGATTTGCGAATGGCCAAACTCAGCATAGGCGGCTCTGAACAGGCAACCCCTACCCAGGAGGCAGTGATGATATTTGGCTTATTATTTCCCCATTGGCAGCTCACCATAACTGCCGGCAGAGGAATAAGCAGGGTTTGTGGTTTTAATTTCTTTTTAGCCATAATTTCTCCTTTGAATTTTGCGACTTGCGATTAGCTATTTGTTTTCAAGTTGACTTTCCGTCGGGCATAAAGCCCGACGCTACCTCGTAGCGCGAGGCTTTCAGCCTCGCAATGCGACCCTGAAAGGGTCGCGCTACGAAATCTCTCTCCTCAAAACCGGCCCGATAAATCGGGCAACTACTTCGAAAAAGCTGGTAGCTTGTAGCTCGTAGCAATTATTTTTTGGCTCCTTGCTACTTGCTTTTTTTAAGCAGTATTGAAAGCGCTTCTTTTAAATTCCTGACTCCTGAAACCTCAATTTTAAAGTTCTCTTTCAAATTCCTGAAATTGCTTTCCGGAATTATGCATCTTTTGAAACCTAATTTCTCCCCTTCTTTGATTCTTCTCTCTACCTGGCTTATCCCTCTGACCTCTCCACCCAAACCAACCTCACCCATAATCAGGGTATCCTTTTTAACCGGAATGTTTTTGAAATTTGAGACTACTGCCGTGACGATCCCCAGGTCTATTGCCGGCTCATCGATCCAGACTCCTCCGGCTACATTTACAAATACGTCTGTGGAAGAAACTCTCAGGTTCTCTCTTTTCTCTAAAATGGCTAAAAGCAGAGAGAGTCTTTTATAATCGATGCCTGAACAGACCCTCTGTGGCATCCCGTAGACCGTAGGTGTGACCAGGGCCTGAAGCTCAACTAAAAGTGGCCTGGTCCCTTCTAAGGAACAGACTACCACTGAACCGGATGTGCCTTCTCCCATTTCAGATAAAAAAAGCTCTGAGGGATTACTGACTTCAACCAGTCCTTTTTCCTCCATCTGGAATACACCGATTTCATTGGACGAGCCGAACCGGTTTTTAACCGACCTCAAAATCCGGTAAGCATAATTTTTCTCCCCTTCAAAGTAGAGAACAGTATCAACCATATGCTCTAAAACCCTGGGACCTGCTAAGGAGCCGTCTTTGGTAACGTGTCCGACTAAGAAAACTGCCACTCCTTTTCCTTTGGCGAAATTTATTAACTTAGAAGCGCATTCCCTTATCTGAGAAATGGACCCGGGAGCACTTTCCAGATTAAGGGAATAAGTAGTTTGAATCGAATCCACAACTGCCATAACAGGAGGATTCTGCCCCAGAGTCTCCAGGATCGAATCTAAATTCGTCTCAGTTAAAATATCAATTCTATCTGAATCTATTCCCATCCTCTGAGCTCGTAATTTTACCTGTTTTAAAGATTCCTCACCGGTTATGTAAAGAACCCTGCCAGAACTTTCAGCCACTTTCTGAGTTGTCTGGAGTAGTAAGGTAGATTTCCCTATCCCCGGATCACCACCTACTAAGACAACCGAATCCCTGACAACCCCACCTCCCAGGACCCTGTCTAACTCGCCTATTCCGGTTTTTATCCTGTCCTCTTCTCCGGATCTCACCTGATTTAAAGGGACTGGAGCAGCAATTTCCCCTTTTTCATACGATTTTTCCCTTTTCTTTGAGACCTTTTCCTCGACCAGAGAATTCCACGAACCGCAATCCGGACATTTCCCCATCCATTTGGGAAAACTGCTCCCGCAGTTCTGGCAGATGAAAATCGTTTTTAGTTTATCAGTTGCAGACATTAAGGTTTTTTTTCTAACCGACTTTAGTCGGGTTCGCTTATGCCACTAAAGTGACTATGAACAAGCTTCGTCTCGTCGGGCATAAAGCCCGACGCAACCTCGTAGCGCGACCCTTTCAGGGTCGCATTGCGAGGCTGAAAACCTCGCGCTACGAAAAGTCATTCCTTATTTATTTTCCTTCTCCCATATTTTGATACTACGACTTTGCTGAGCCCTAATCCGCCTCTGGCGGACAGCTACGTGTTTTTTCTTTTATCCCGCGACGGGCACCTGAGGTTTTTTTCTAACCGACTTCAGTCGGGTTCGCTTACGCCACTAAAGTGACTATGAACAAGCTTAATCTTGTCGGGCGTAAAGCCCGACGCTACGTTCTTTGCCTCCGGTCCCTCGCTACTCTCTACTCGCTACTTATTTTTCATCCGTCATTCGTCATTTTTTTATATGAGCGTCGGTATCGGTCCCACAGACGACCCGTGGATGAATTGCTTGACCACCGGGTCAGTTGTATTTTTCGTCTCCTCTGGTGTCCCCACCCAGATGATCTTCCCCTCATACAGCATTGCTATCCGATCTGCGATTTTGTAAGCTGAAACGATATCGTGGGTAACCGCGATCGAGGTTATCTTAAGGGTATTACGCAGACTGATTACCAGCTCGTTAATCACGTCTGCCATAATCGGGTCCAAACCGGTGGTTGGCTCATCATACAGCACGATATCCGGATCCATCGCAATTGCCCTGGCAAGCCCGACCCTTTTTTTCATACCGCCGGAAAGCTCAGCCGGTTTCAAATTCTCAACCCCAGCCATACCGACCAGTCTCAGCTTTTCCTTTACGATCTCTTTAATCTTCTCCCTGCTCAGAGCTGTATGTTCTGTCAGGCCCAGGCCAACATTTTCCTCCACGGTCATCGAATCGAAAAGAGCGGCACCCTGAAAGAGCATCCCGAACCTTCTGCGCAGGTTAGACAGCTTCTCATAGCTGTAAGCAGTTATCTCCTCTTCATCTATGAAAATCTGACCCTTATCCGGCTTCATCAATCCGATGATATGTTTTAGAAGGACACTTTTCCCGCATCCGCTTCTGCCCAGAATGACTATAGTTTCCCCTTTACTGATATTCAGGTCAACCCCGTTCAGGACCTGATTATTGCCGAAGCTTTTGTAAACGTCCTTGATCTCAATCATTGTTTAGCTGATAGCTATTAGCCTGTAGCTTTCCGTAGGGGAAGGGCTTGTTGAGCACTGCGAAATCCCACACTTGCCCGGGGTCCCCTCCCGTTTTTTCGGGAGCCCACAAGGGGCTCCCCTACTCATTCCGTCGGGTCAGGGGACCCGACGGTCACATGAAGACCATGCTGAGCCCTAAAGGCTCACCTGCGCGTTATTCTTTTTTAGTTTTTTTCATCATTTGTAATCAGTCATCTTCAATTCTTTTATCTTCCTTTTTTTATATTATATTTTCCTTTTGGACTGCGAGTTCCTTGCTCCATGCTACCTGCTACCTGCTCCTTGCTTTTTTTTACGTTCCAAATAAGAACCACGCCAGTATATAATCCGTGATCAAAATCAGCACGCTCGCTAAAACCACCGCCCGGGTAGTTGATCTTCCAACTCCTTCTGCGCCGCCTGAGGTCTTGAACCCCTGATAACAGCCGATCAGGGCGATTATCCCGCCAAAAGCCATCGCCTTAAAAAGCCCTCCCCAGACATCACGCAAGCGAAAGAAAAGCTTGAGTCCGCTCAGAAAAGTAGAGGCGGAAACGTTCAGGAAGGAGACTGAAACCACGAGTCCACCCAGTATGGCGATGAAATCTGCAAAGATCGTTAGGATAGGAAGCATTATTATGCCGGAGACAAACCTCGGCACAACCAGATATTTAACCGGATCCACTGCCAAAGTCTCCAGAGCATCTATCTGCTCGGTAACTTTCATTGTCCCAAGCTCTGCGGCAATGGCTGCTCCTACTCTGCCTGCAACTACTAAAGCGGTTAAGACCGGTCCTAATTCCATTATCACGGTTTTTCCTACTGCCGTGCCAAGATATCGCATGGGCACATAGTCGGAGAACATGTAGGCGCCCTGGACACTTGTCACTCCTCCGGTGAAAATAGAGGTCACCAGAATCAAAGGCAGGGAATTGACTCCCATAAAAAGCATCTGCTCAGTAGTCAGGTGAAACCTTTTAAAGGAGCCAGGCAGCCCTAAAAGGATGTTCTTGATTAGAATCGCAATCCCGCCCAGGTCTTCAAAAAACAGGGTGGTTTTTCTCCCAACCACCCTGAAGGGATTTTTAATTCTGAACAAACTTTTTTCTCCTATTTATTAACACACTCATCTCCAACTCGCTAATGAAATCACCTACAGGAAATCTGCGAGGCTGGTCCGCCTCTGGCGGACGCCTACGAGAGCATACTTCAGTCCGTCTAGATCCTCGTCTCAACGCATCTAAAACGGTGCTTCTCGGTGAAGCTCCGGGTCTGCAAACCGGGCGTAATCCTTGATGAAACTCAAGAACACACTACCGGTTGGACCGTTCCGGTGCTTGCTTACGATTATCTCCGCTAAATTTTCGCTGCTCTTTTTTTCACCATAGACTTCAATGGTGTCTATTCCATACATCTCCGGACGATAGACGAACATCACTAAATCCGCATCCTGTTCTATTGCTCCGGATTCTCGCAAATCTGCTAAGTTGGGTCTTCTATCCCCCCCTCTTCTCTCCACTTCTCTGGAAAGCTGGGATAATGCCAGGACCGGCACGTTTAAATCCTTAGCCAGTCCTTTTAAGGCTCTGGAGATGGTGGAGATTTCCTGCTGGCGATTCTCCGAACCTTTCGGACCCTGCATCAGCTGGAGATAATCGAGAATTATCAGTCCTACATTCTCTTTGGCTTTCAGCCTTCGAGCTTTAGCCCTCGTCTCCAGGATACCGATGCTGGGAGTGTCATCTAAGAAAATCCTCGATTCAGAGAGCGGACCTGCCGCAATCGAGAGCTTTTCCCACTCGTGATCCGAGAGTCTGCCGGTCCTCATCCGGTGAGAGGAAATCCTGGCCCGGGAACAGAGCATCCGGTTGGCTAACTGGTTTTTAGACATCTCCAGGCTGAAAATTGCCACTGGAACTTTTTGTTCAATTGCCACATACTCAGCTATCGATAAGCTGAGCGAGGTCTTCCCCATAGAAGGTCTTCCAGCCACTACTATCAGATCAGCAGGCTGCAAACCGGCAGTCAGGCTATCCAGGTCCTTAAATCCTGTAGGAATCCCGGTGATCTGCCCCTCCTTCATCTTATCTATTTCCTCAAAGGTATGAGGCAGGATTTCTCCTAAGTGCAAAAACCCAGATTTTATCCTTTTCTCTGAGATATCGAAGATTTTCTGCTCAGCGCTATCCAGAAGATCATCCACTTCTTCGGTCAGATCATAGCATCTGGTGATTATCTCGGTTGTAGACTGGATCAGCTTTCTTAAAGTCGCCTTTTCTAAAATTATTCTGGAGTGGTATTCGATATTAGCTGAAGTGCCCACGATATCAGTCAAGTCTAAAAGAGCGGCTCTGCCACCGATTTCTTCTAACTGGTTTCTTTTGGATAGCTCCTCAGCTAAGGTGAGCAGATCAACCGGCTGGTTCCGGTCGTATAAAGATACCATAGCGGAGAATATTTTGGCGTGAGCAGGTTTATAAAAACAGCTGTCATCGATGACTTCGATTGCCCTGCCTATAGCCTCCCGGTCTAAAAGCATCGCGCCTAAAACCGACTGCTCCACCTCTAAAGCCTGAGGCGGTAGTTTTTCCGTGCCGATCATCTTTTCATTCATAGTTATCTTTTGTAGTTGCTCGATTCTCGAGCCAAGTTTAGCTTAACTCTACTATGTTACTTGCTCAATAAATTGAGCAACTACTTTCTCCTGTCATTTTCTCGTTCATACCTGTCTACTGTCTACTACCTACTGTCTACTTTTTTATTTTATCATATTCCGCTCTCAACAGCTTCACATCCTCCCAGGTATCCTTTTTGAACTGGGGGTATCTCAAGAGAGCGGCTGGATGATACGTAACCAGAAATTTTATTCCCTGGTAATCGTGGAATCTTCCCCTGAGCCGGTTCAATGGTAAATTGGTTTTCAAAAGAGCTTGAGCTGAAATCCTGCCCAGGGCGCAGATCAGTTTTGGTTGAATCAGCTTTATTTGTTCTATGAGATAAGGCTCGCACAGCTCGATCTCCTCCGGCAAGGGGTCTCTGTTCTCAGGCGGCCGGCATTTCAAGATATTGGCTATGTAAACTTCTTCTCTCTGAAAATTAATTGCTCCCAGAATTTTGTTTAAAAGCTGACCCGCTCTTCCCACAAACGGCTCCCCTTGCAGGTCTTCGTCCCTGCCTGGAGCTTCGCCGATGAACATAACCCCGGCTTTACTATCTCCCACCCCGAAAACGAAATTAGTTCTGTTTTTATGCAGATGACATTTCTGGCAATCTTTAATCTTGTGATAAAATTCCTTCAGAGGATTTTTACCCGAATCCTTTTTCAATTCTATTTTGAAGTTCGAAGGCAACTTTACTTCCTCCAGACCTAATTCCCTCTGTTGCTTCAGATATTTTTTGGCTAAGGCAAAAGCCTCCAGCATCTGGTTATATCTATCTTCCATTTTTCGAAAGAAGGTGGTAGGTGATAGGTTGTGGGTGGTGGGGTCCCTATCACCTACGACCTATTATCTGTATCCTATCACCTATTAAAGAATTTGACTACCCGATCAATTATCTTTTCTGCCAGCTCTTTCTTTGACATCAAAGGCAATTTTTCCACTTTGCCCTTTTTATCTACCAGGGTAGCTATATTAGTATCAACTTCAAAGCCTGCCCCTTTGAGATTAGGATTATTTACAATGATGAGATCAAGGTTTTTTTCTTTGAGTTTTAATTTGGCGTTTTCTATCTCATTTTCAGTTTCGACAGCAAAGCCGACTAAAACCTTCTTTCCCTTATTACTGCCAACCTCTTTAAGAATATCAGGCGTGGGCTTGAGCTTTAAATCCAGCTCAGTCTCTTGTTTTTTAATTTTTCCTGAAGAAACCTTTTCCGGAGTAAAATCAGAAACTGCGGCTGTCATAACTAAGGCATCAGATTTCGGGAAGTGTTTTTTAACTGCCTTATACATCTCCTGAGCAGTTCTTACTTTGAATAAATTTATGCCTGGAGAGCAGTCTAAGTCAGAAGGTCCGCTGATTAAGGTTACCTTTGCCCCTCTGGCAAAAGCCTCTTCTGCCACTGCATATCCCATCTTCCCGGTGGAACGGTTAGAGAGAAATCTAACTGCATCAATCGGCTCTTCAGTTCGGGATGCAGTCACTAAAATCGATTTTCCAGTTAGTTCTTTTTTTTCGCTTAAGAGTTTTATGACCTCATTTTGAATCTCCTCTGGCTCAGCCATCCTTCCCTTTCCTACATCACCGCAGGCTAAATCACCAACTCCCGGCTCTATGAATTTATATCCCAAATTCCTGAGCTTTTCTATATTTTGCTGGCAGATCGGATTTTCATACAGGTTCACGTTCATGGCAGGAGCTAAAACTATAAGCGCTTTGGTCGAGCTTATGACAGTCGTAAGTATATCATCCGCGAGTCCGGAGGAGATTTTCCCTATCAAGTTGTAAGTCGCAGGAGCTACCAGAATAAGGTCCGCCCATTGGGCTAAACTGATATGCCTGGTCCCCACCATCCGGCGCTCCGGGAACATCTCGGTGATGACTTCTTTTTCAGACAGACATTCCATAGTCAGGGGGGTGATGAATTTCATTCCCGACTGGGTCATAATTACCTGAACCTCAGCGCCAGATTTTTTCAAGCGCCTGCAAAGCTCAGCCGATTTGTAAGCCGCAATCCCCCCTGAAATACCTAAAATTATCTTCTTGCCTTTCAACATTTCTGAAACCTTGAGTTTTTTCTCTGTTCAAACTGACTTCAGTCAGGTTTTTCTAACGCCACTAAAGTGGCTGCGAACAGCACTTCTGCGCTCGCTTTTTTCAAGCGCCTGCAAAGCTCAGCCGATTTGTAAGCCGCAATCCCGCCCGTTATGCCTAGAATAATCTTTTTGCCCTTTAGCATTTTTAAAACTCTTATTTTTTTCCTTGAGAGGTTTTGTCGGGTAGCTTTCGCAACCCGACCTACTCTATCTTAATGGAGGTCTGAAGATCTCCGCTACATTTATCTCTGTTTGTTTTTCCCCTTAAACCTTTTCTGTTCAAACTGACTTCAGTCAGGTTTTTCTGACGCCACTAAAGTGGCTGCGAACAGCACAGGTTTTAGATACAAGTTACTTGCTACCTGCTTTTTCTACTTGCCCCCTCGAATCCTTGACTCCTTTTTATATCCTTTCCTGGTCCGTCCACAAAAAGTCAGTAGATTGCTCTCTGATATTGTTGTCAGAAAACAAAAGGACATTAGCCAGATTCTTGAGTGTCTGAACTTCTATCTTTTGCTTTCCTAAAGCCAGAGATTTCTGGATCAGAAGCTCTATTTCCTTACCATCTAAGACCCCTAATTCCTCCATTTGATATAAAAATCCATAGCTTTCCGGAGTGAAATTTTTATCCTTAAAACCTTTAAGCCAGGAGCAGAGATTACACTTTTCCTTATGGGATCTGAGGAATTTTGGCAGCCGGCTTAGAAACCAGAGATAAGCCTTCTTTATCTCATTCTCTGAGAAGCCTAATTCCCTTAAATCCATCAGGGCTTCAATAAGATTCCCCACCTTGCTCTGGTCATCTTTGACGTATTGAGCTAAGTAGATGATTATGTCTATTGCTTTGTTCTCCAGATTTTCCATTAGATTTCACCTCGAAGACAATTTAGCAAAATTAAAACCAAAATCAAGGGTTTTTAATAAAGGCTCGGGGGAAAAACGCAGGGCTGGTCCGCCTTTGGCGGACTGCCTACGAGTGCTAATCTTTTGATCTTTCGTAGGGCGGGCACCCTTGCCCTCCGAATTCCTTCACTCTTACTGATTTTCCCGCCTTGAGGGCAAGTCCGAATTTGGATCCATAGGAGCGGGGCTACCAAGTCGCGGGTCGATGATTTACAATCAGTAGACCCAGGTTGCCCTCAACGTGGGTCTGAATTAAGAAAAAACTCAAACCCAAAGGTTGAACATTGCGAATTTTGAGGGCAAAGACCTCTGAAGTAATCTCTGTGATCTTTCTAAGTCGCATCCCCAATCAAGATTGGGGATGCCACCCTCCCGGACGCTACGAACTCCATTGTTTCGACTGAACTGGGTGGCACCCTCAAACTTGTTTGAGGGTGATCTGCATTGCATTCAATATTTGTTGCAAGGATGAAGTCTCAAGACCTTGAGGCCTTGCCCTACAAAAAAATCTGCTCCAGTTTATAGCGCATCGTCACGGATGATGCACTCCAAAAAAATTAATGCCGGAAATGCCTTATACCCGTGAACACCATTGCAATCTTGTGCTCATCTGCTGCTTTTATGACCTCAGGATCGCCTTTGGAGCCGCCAGGCTGAATAATCGCCTTAACCCCGGCTTTTGCCGCCTCATCTATTCCATCCCTCATCGGGAAAAAGGCATCCGAAGCTAAGACTGAGCCTTTGGCTCTTTCTTTTGCTTTCATAGCGGAGATTATAACTGAATCCACCCGGCTCATCTGTCCCGCGCCAACTCCCACGGTCTTTTCTCCCTGAACCAGGACGATTGCATTCGACTTTACGTGCTTAGCCACTTTCCAGGCGAAAAGCAGAAATTTGATCTGTTCCGTCGTTGGCTGCACCTGAGTGACGACTTTTAATTCGTTTTCCCTGGTCTCGTATTCATCCGCATCCTGCAGAAGCGCTCCGCCTTTTATCATCTTGTAAACCCTTTGTCCGGTCATCTTTCCTTTTAATAATTCGGGACAAGCTAAGAACCTCCTGTTTTTCTTTTTGACCAGAAGCTCTAAAGTATCTTTCTCATATCCCGGTGCCAGCACGCATTCCACAAAAAAAGTCTCATCGATTTTTTTGGCAGTCTCCAGATCAACTACCCGATTTAACCCGATGATGGAGCCGAAAGCTGAGACCGGGTCTGAGGCTAAGGCGTCCTCGTAAGCTTGAGCAAGAGTATCTGCACAGGCAGCCCCGCAGGGGTTATTGTGTTTAAGGATGCAGACAAAAGGTTTCTTGAAATCCTCGATCATATTTAGAGCCGCATCTAAATCCACAATGTTGTTATAGGAAAGCTCCTTTCCAGATAATATCTGCGAGGTGGATATGGATGGTCCAGCGAAGTTCGGAACTTTATAAAGAGCCGCCTTTTGATGTGGATTTTCTCCGTACCTCAAATCCTGAACCTTTTCATAAAAAGGATTCAGATAAGATGGGAAATCCTTTCCTTTTTCAGTTTTTCTCTCTAAATAATCAGCTATTGCACTGTCATAATGGGCTGTATGTTTGAAAGCCTCCAGGGCTAAATTATATCTGGTCGAAAAAGAGAGGCTTCCTTTATTTTCTTTAAGCTCCTGGATAATCATATCATATTTTTCCGGGCTGGTGATTATCGCCACGTAATTGTAATTTTTCGCCGCAGCTCTGATTAGACTTACCCCGCCTATGTCGATATTTTCCACTGCCTCAGAATCTGTCACCTCTGGTTTGGAGATGGTTTTTTCAAAAGGATAAAGATTCACCACCACTAAATCAATCAATTTTATTTTTTGCTCTCTGACTTCTTTCTTGTGTTCCTTATCCTCCCGCAGGGCAAGGATTCCACCAAACACTTTCGGATGAAGAGTCTTCACCCGACCGCCCAGGATTTCAGGGAATTCGGTAAAAGAGGAAATGGAAACCGATTTAATGCCATTCTTCTTAAGCTCGTTTAAGGT belongs to Candidatus Zixiibacteriota bacterium and includes:
- a CDS encoding flavin reductase family protein, which produces MAKKKLKPQTLLIPLPAVMVSCQWGNNKPNIITASWVGVACSEPPMLSLAIRKSRFSHGIISKSGEFVVNLTTEELLKETDFCGTYSGKDMDKFKKTHLTPVGGSVVKAPLIKECPINLECQVRHILELGSHDLFIADIVATHADEEYLDKQDRPDINKFKPLVYCTKAQEYWGGISKRLGGYGFIRKEKGKD
- the radA gene encoding DNA repair protein RadA — its product is MSATDKLKTIFICQNCGSSFPKWMGKCPDCGSWNSLVEEKVSKKREKSYEKGEIAAPVPLNQVRSGEEDRIKTGIGELDRVLGGGVVRDSVVLVGGDPGIGKSTLLLQTTQKVAESSGRVLYITGEESLKQVKLRAQRMGIDSDRIDILTETNLDSILETLGQNPPVMAVVDSIQTTYSLNLESAPGSISQIRECASKLINFAKGKGVAVFLVGHVTKDGSLAGPRVLEHMVDTVLYFEGEKNYAYRILRSVKNRFGSSNEIGVFQMEEKGLVEVSNPSELFLSEMGEGTSGSVVVCSLEGTRPLLVELQALVTPTVYGMPQRVCSGIDYKRLSLLLAILEKRENLRVSSTDVFVNVAGGVWIDEPAIDLGIVTAVVSNFKNIPVKKDTLIMGEVGLGGEVRGISQVERRIKEGEKLGFKRCIIPESNFRNLKENFKIEVSGVRNLKEALSILLKKSK
- a CDS encoding ABC transporter ATP-binding protein → MIEIKDVYKSFGNNQVLNGVDLNISKGETIVILGRSGCGKSVLLKHIIGLMKPDKGQIFIDEEEITAYSYEKLSNLRRRFGMLFQGAALFDSMTVEENVGLGLTEHTALSREKIKEIVKEKLRLVGMAGVENLKPAELSGGMKKRVGLARAIAMDPDIVLYDEPTTGLDPIMADVINELVISLRNTLKITSIAVTHDIVSAYKIADRIAMLYEGKIIWVGTPEETKNTTDPVVKQFIHGSSVGPIPTLI
- a CDS encoding ABC transporter permease — translated: MFRIKNPFRVVGRKTTLFFEDLGGIAILIKNILLGLPGSFKRFHLTTEQMLFMGVNSLPLILVTSIFTGGVTSVQGAYMFSDYVPMRYLGTAVGKTVIMELGPVLTALVVAGRVGAAIAAELGTMKVTEQIDALETLAVDPVKYLVVPRFVSGIIMLPILTIFADFIAILGGLVVSVSFLNVSASTFLSGLKLFFRLRDVWGGLFKAMAFGGIIALIGCYQGFKTSGGAEGVGRSTTRAVVLASVLILITDYILAWFLFGT
- the dnaB gene encoding replicative DNA helicase, whose protein sequence is MNEKMIGTEKLPPQALEVEQSVLGAMLLDREAIGRAIEVIDDSCFYKPAHAKIFSAMVSLYDRNQPVDLLTLAEELSKRNQLEEIGGRAALLDLTDIVGTSANIEYHSRIILEKATLRKLIQSTTEIITRCYDLTEEVDDLLDSAEQKIFDISEKRIKSGFLHLGEILPHTFEEIDKMKEGQITGIPTGFKDLDSLTAGLQPADLIVVAGRPSMGKTSLSLSIAEYVAIEQKVPVAIFSLEMSKNQLANRMLCSRARISSHRMRTGRLSDHEWEKLSIAAGPLSESRIFLDDTPSIGILETRAKARRLKAKENVGLIILDYLQLMQGPKGSENRQQEISTISRALKGLAKDLNVPVLALSQLSREVERRGGDRRPNLADLRESGAIEQDADLVMFVYRPEMYGIDTIEVYGEKKSSENLAEIIVSKHRNGPTGSVFLSFIKDYARFADPELHREAPF
- a CDS encoding uracil-DNA glycosylase, yielding MEDRYNQMLEAFALAKKYLKQQRELGLEEVKLPSNFKIELKKDSGKNPLKEFYHKIKDCQKCHLHKNRTNFVFGVGDSKAGVMFIGEAPGRDEDLQGEPFVGRAGQLLNKILGAINFQREEVYIANILKCRPPENRDPLPEEIELCEPYLIEQIKLIQPKLICALGRISAQALLKTNLPLNRLRGRFHDYQGIKFLVTYHPAALLRYPQFKKDTWEDVKLLRAEYDKIKK
- the coaBC gene encoding bifunctional phosphopantothenoylcysteine decarboxylase/phosphopantothenate--cysteine ligase CoaBC, translated to MLKGKKIILGISGGIAAYKSAELCRRLKKSGAEVQVIMTQSGMKFITPLTMECLSEKEVITEMFPERRMVGTRHISLAQWADLILVAPATYNLIGKISSGLADDILTTVISSTKALIVLAPAMNVNLYENPICQQNIEKLRNLGYKFIEPGVGDLACGDVGKGRMAEPEEIQNEVIKLLSEKKELTGKSILVTASRTEEPIDAVRFLSNRSTGKMGYAVAEEAFARGAKVTLISGPSDLDCSPGINLFKVRTAQEMYKAVKKHFPKSDALVMTAAVSDFTPEKVSSGKIKKQETELDLKLKPTPDILKEVGSNKGKKVLVGFAVETENEIENAKLKLKEKNLDLIIVNNPNLKGAGFEVDTNIATLVDKKGKVEKLPLMSKKELAEKIIDRVVKFFNR
- a CDS encoding DUF494 domain-containing protein; its protein translation is MENLENKAIDIIIYLAQYVKDDQSKVGNLIEALMDLRELGFSENEIKKAYLWFLSRLPKFLRSHKEKCNLCSWLKGFKDKNFTPESYGFLYQMEELGVLDGKEIELLIQKSLALGKQKIEVQTLKNLANVLLFSDNNIREQSTDFLWTDQERI
- the purH gene encoding bifunctional phosphoribosylaminoimidazolecarboxamide formyltransferase/IMP cyclohydrolase, with product MEEKGTFKIKRALISVSDKTGLVEFARRLSELKIEIISTGGTLNELKKNGIKSVSISSFTEFPEILGGRVKTLHPKVFGGILALREDKEHKKEVREQKIKLIDLVVVNLYPFEKTISKPEVTDSEAVENIDIGGVSLIRAAAKNYNYVAIITSPEKYDMIIQELKENKGSLSFSTRYNLALEAFKHTAHYDSAIADYLERKTEKGKDFPSYLNPFYEKVQDLRYGENPHQKAALYKVPNFAGPSISTSQILSGKELSYNNIVDLDAALNMIEDFKKPFVCILKHNNPCGAACADTLAQAYEDALASDPVSAFGSIIGLNRVVDLETAKKIDETFFVECVLAPGYEKDTLELLVKKKNRRFLACPELLKGKMTGQRVYKMIKGGALLQDADEYETRENELKVVTQVQPTTEQIKFLLFAWKVAKHVKSNAIVLVQGEKTVGVGAGQMSRVDSVIISAMKAKERAKGSVLASDAFFPMRDGIDEAAKAGVKAIIQPGGSKGDPEVIKAADEHKIAMVFTGIRHFRH